In Nostoc edaphicum CCNP1411, the sequence ACTTCTTGTTTGGTTGCCATATTACAATTTTAGATTTTAGATTTTAGATTTTGGATTAATTTGAATCAAGAGTTAAGAATCTTGACTCCTGAATGTTCCAGCATCCTCTCTATTTGGCAATGGCGAACCAAGGACGCTGAGATTGAGAACATGACCACCAGTAACTAAATAAACAGTTTCGCTGAGTACACTTAGCTGGCGCACTAAAGAACCTAGGCGATCGCGGAACATCCTTCCAAGGGGATAAGCTGGTATCACACCCCAACCCACCTCTTCTGCTACAAACACTATATCAGCAGCAACCAAATCCACCGTCTCTAACAACTCTGCAAGAATGTTTTCCCAGCTAGATTCGTCCTGTTCCAGGAGATTAGCAACCCAAGTTCCTAAAGAATCAACTAAAAGGCAGGTATAGGGTTTCGCATCAGCCAGGGTAGCAGACAACTCCACAGGTATAGATAAAGTTACCCAGTCTTCGGGACGACGTTGTTGGTGATCTAG encodes:
- the cobU gene encoding bifunctional adenosylcobinamide kinase/adenosylcobinamide-phosphate guanylyltransferase — protein: MGKIILVTGPARSGKSEWAETLAMQSGKAVVYVATAIDNPDDQEWHQRILDHQQRRPEDWVTLSIPVELSATLADAKPYTCLLVDSLGTWVANLLEQDESSWENILAELLETVDLVAADIVFVAEEVGWGVIPAYPLGRMFRDRLGSLVRQLSVLSETVYLVTGGHVLNLSVLGSPLPNREDAGTFRSQDS